Below is a window of Stappia sp. DNA.
CGGCCCGCGATCCGGTGGCGACCCGCGCTGACCCGCGACGCCCCACCCCGCGCGACAACCCCTTTGCGGCCGTCGCCGAGCCCGGTTGCAGCGGGGGCAGATGCGGCCGAATGGACGAGATTCAGGAGACGACCGGGGGTCGCCCGACAGGTCTCGAGCAAGGCTGAAACCAAAAACCCCGGAGGCCGCAAGGCTCCGGGGTTTTTCGGTGCGTGCGTCGTGTCGTCACGCGCGGCCCCATCCGCGGGACACGCGCGCTCAGACAGCCTCAGACGCTGGAGGGATAATTCGGGCTCTCCCGCGTGATCGTGACGTCGTGGGCATGGCTTTCGCGCAGGCCGGCGCCCGAGATCTTCACGAAGCGCGCCTTTTCCTGGAAGTCGGCCAGCGTGGTCGCGCCGACATAGCCCATGGCCGCGCGTAAACCGCCGGCGAGCTGATGCAGCACGCTCTCCAGCGGCCCCTTGTAGGGCACCTGCCCCTCGATGCCTTCCGGCACAAGCTTCAGCGCGTCGCGCACCTCCGCCTGGAAGTAGCGGTCGGCCGAGCCGCGCGCCATGGCGCCGACCGACCCCATGCCGCGATACGCCTTATAGGACCGTCCCTGGTGCAGATAGACCTCGCCCGGGCTTTCGTCCGTGCCGGCGAAGAGCGAGCCGATCATTGCGCCCGCCGCACCGCCGGCCAGCGCCTTGGCGAGATCGCCGGAATACTTGATGCCGCCGTCCGCGATCACCGGCACGCCCTCGTCGTCGGCGACCCGGCAGGCCTCCATGATGGCGGTGAGCTGCGGCACGCCGACGCCGGCCACGATCCGCGTCGTGCAGATCGACCCCGGCCCGATGCCGACCTTCACCGCATCCGCGCCCGCGTCGATCAGCGCGCGGGTGCCGTCGCCGGTCGCAACGTTGCCGGCCAGCACCTGAACGGAGTTGGACAAGGCCTTCACCCGGCGCACCATCTCCAGCACGCGTTCGGAATGCCCGTGCGCGGTGTCGACCACCACGAGATCGACGCCCGCGTCGACCAGCCGCTCGGCGCGCTCGAAGCCTTCCGGACCGACACTGGTGGCCGCGGCGACCCGCAGCCGGCCCTGCTCGTCCTTGGAGGCATTCGGGTTGAGCTGGGCCTTCTCCATGTCCTTGACGGTGATCAGCCCGATGCACTGATGCCTGTCGTCCACCACCAGGAGCTTCTCGATCCGGTGGTGGTGAAGCAGGCGCTTGGCCTCGTCCTGGCTGACGCTCTCATCGACGGTCACCAGGCCTTCGCGCGTCATCAGTTCATAGACACGCTGGCTCGGATCGGAGGCGAAGCGCACGTCGCGATTCGTCAGGATGCCGACCAGGCGCCCGACATGCTGGCCGCCCTCGCCGCCGTTCTCGACCACCGGCACGCCGGAAATGCGAAACCGCTGCATCAGGTCCAGCGCGTTCTGCAAGGTCGCGTCGGGCCCGATCACCACCGGGTTCACCACCATGCCCGATTCGAACTTCTTGACCCGGCGAACCTCTTCCGCCTGCTGCTCGATCGACAGATTGCGGTGAATGACGCCGATGCCGCCGGCCTGCGCCATGGCGATGGCGAGCCGCCCTTCCGTCACCGTGTCCATGGCGCTGGAGAGAATCGGCAGGTTGAGATCGAGGGTGCGCGTGACGCGCGTCTTGAGATCCGTTTCCGCCGGCAGCACCTCCGAGTGTCCGGGCAGCAGCAGAACGTCGTCGAAAGTCAGGGCGTCCGCGCCATGGTGCGGCTCGAAGAATGCGGGCATTGCCAATCCCCTTTTCGTAAAGGAACGCCGGACCGGCGATGCAAAGGCACATCGCGGGCGACCCGTCGCGGATGGGAGAAGTTGGCGCGGGTGATTAACACGGGCGTGACAGGAAGGGAAGCGGCTTGAGCGCGGCACATGGCCCCGCCGCCGCGCCCGCCGGCCTTCCCCCGAAGCCGCCTTGTTCGAGAGTCCCTCACTGCCGCGCGCGGATCAGCGGCCGCGAAACCCCTTGGCGAGCACATAGAGCTCCGGGCTCTCCTTGCGGCTGGCCGGCGGCTTGACGTGATGCACGGACGTGTACTCGCGCTTGAGCTGGGCGAGCGCCTCGCTCTCCGCCCCGCCGCGAAACACCTTGGACAGGAATGCCCCGCCGGGGGCGAGGGTCTCGCGGGCGAACTCCGCAGCCACCTCGAAGAGATGCGCGGTGCGCAGATGGTCGGTCTGGCGGTGGCCCGTCGTCGGCGCGGCCATGTCGGACATGACCACATCGGGCGCGTTTCCACCGAGCGCCGCCATCAGCGCGTCGGGCGCATCGTCATCCAGAAAATCCTTGAGCAGCAGCGTCACGCCCGGCAGCGGCTCCATTTCCAGATAGTCGATGCCGACGATGCGCGGATCGCCGTCATCGGAGCCGGTGCGCGCGGCCGCCACCTGACACCAGCCGCCAGGCGCCGCGCCGAGATCGACGATGCGCTGACCGACCTTGAGCAGGCCGTGCTTGTCGTCGATCTCGATCAGCTTGTAGGCCGCGCGCGAGCGGTAGCCGTCGATCTTGGAGCGGCGCACATAGGGGTCGTTCAACTGCCGCTGCAGCCAGCGGGTGGAGGACGTCTTGCGCCGCTTGGCGGTCTTGACGCGCTCGAACATGCCCCGATCGCCGCGCCCGCGGCCCGATGTCGTCATTTCCCGTTCCTTCCCCGGCCGCGATGGCGCGGCGGGTCCTTGCGCCGCCACACGTTGTCGGCGGACATGAGTTCCATCAAGATGCCTTCGCGCAGACCCCGGTCCGCGACCCGCAGTCGCTGACACGGCCAGCGCCGCCGGATCGCCTCGAGGATAGCGCAGCCGGCCAGCACCAGGTCGGCGCGATCCGCGCCGATGCACGGATTGACCACGCGTTCCTCGTAGCTCATCGCCCGCAGCCGGCCGATCATCGCGCTGACGTCCTCGGTGTCCATCCAGGCCCCGTCGACACGCCGGCGGTCGTAGCGCTTCAGACCGAAATGCACGCCGGCGAGCGTCGTCACGGTGCCGGAGGTGCCCAGCATATGCACCTCCCCGTCGCAGATCGCCTCGCTCAGCTCGCGCCCCAGCGCGAAGGCCTCCAGATGCTGACGCGCATCCTGCACCATCGCCTCGAAGGCGTTGGCGCAAACATGGCGTCCGCCGTGGCGCTCCGCAAGATTGACGACGCCGACGGGCAGCGAAATCCACGCGCGAATGAACCGCGTCAGCGCCACGCCGCGCGCGCCGCAGCGATTGCGCAGGTCGAGCCACACGATTTCCGACGATCCGCCGCCGATGTCGAACAACACGACGCCCTTGGCCTGCGGATCGACCAGCGAGGCGCATCCGGCCACCGCCAGCCGGGCCTCCGTCTCGCGCGAGGCGATCTCCAGCGACAGGCCGGTTTCGGCATGGACGCGGGCCAGAAACTCCGGACCGTTCTCGGCCGTCCGGCAGGCTTCGGTGGCGATCAGCCGGGCGCGCGCGACGCCCCGGTCGCGCATCTTGTCACGGCAGCAGACAAGGGCCGCGATCGCCCGCTCCATCGCCGCCTCGCCCAGACGGTTGCCATGGCCCAGCCCCTCGCCCAGACGCACGATCTTGGAGTAGGCATCGATGACGCGAAAGCCGCGCGGCTCCGGCCGCGCGACCAGCAGGCGGCAATTGTTGGTCCCCAGATCGAGCGCGGCATAGAGAGGAAACGACGGCCCCCGGGGACGCGCGACCGGCGCCCCTTGCATGCCCCCGCGTCGGCCGGCCGGGGCCCGTTCGCCCGCCTCGCGCACCGGTGTCTCCCGCGCCGGCGTCCGGAGCGGTCGCCCGCCCTCCGCCCGCGCGCCGTCGGTGGCTCCCGGCGCTCCGCCAACGCCGCCGCGAGACGGCGCCCGCGCATCGGGGCGCGGCCCGTGCCCGCCGGCTCCGCGCTGGCGCATGCCGGGATCCGGAACAGCCTGCGCTCCGACCGGGGTTTCGCGGGGCGACTGACGGCCCGCCGCCCGCCGCTCGGCACGATTGGGCCGCCGGCGCTTCTTGCCACGGCGACGTTTCGCAGCCTCGACCGGTCCGGCTTCCGGGTCGCGTGGCGCGTCTCCCGCTGCGCCGGCATCTTTTGCACGCGCGCCATGGTGGTCCCGAGACCTTTCGGCGGCCGGTTCGTCGCCGGAGGCCCATCTGTCGGCGGAGCGCCGTTCGAAGGAGATTCGCCCGGACTGGGTTTCGCGGGACACGTCGTCGCCCGGGCCTGCCTTGGAAGAGCGGTCTTCCTGCGTGCGATCTGCCTGGTTGCGATAATCTTGGGTGCGATCTTCCGGCGACCACGTCGTGGCGGCGTGCCGCTGCTCGCGAGCGCTCCGCCGCGCATCTTCTCCGTCGCCGGCGCTCTGCCGGGCGCGCTCCCGGTCTCCGCCGCCCGGACCCTGATGTGCCTGCTCCCGCTCGCCCTTGCCCGGGCGCACGCCGTGACGCGCGCCGTTCGGTCCGCCGGCGGTCCGTTTCCCCGCGGCGGTGTCCTCGGCCGAAGCCGCCGGATGGCGCACCTCGGTGCGGGCAACCGGCTCATCCAGAGCCGGGCCGTGTGAAGCCGGTCCCGAAGCGGATGCGGGCGCAGCGGCCTTGGTTTCCGGGCGCTGCCGTTTGCCCTTTCGACGCCGCCTGCGCGTATGGTCGTCGCGCCCGCGGCCGTCCGCTTCCGCGTCGGGGTTCGGCCGGAAATCCTCCGGTCCGATCTTTCCCGAATCGCTCACTGTTCATCCCCGCCGGCGCGCCAAACGCGCCTCGGTTCGCCGGCACATGGCCTGAAGGCCCGTCGCCGGTCGATGTCATGTTGCCGATAGTCTAGCAGCATCTCCCGCCCCCGCAATCCGTTGCCGGCCCGTTTACGCGTCGCCGATCCCGTCCCCGGCTGTGGACAGACGGCGCCGGGCGGCAAAACCCCGGCGGAGCGCCCCTTGACACGACGCGCCGAGATTCATAGAACACGGGGCACGTCGTCACCGCCGCTTCACAAGCCGCTCGCGGACGACATCGGCATTGGGGAATAGGTTAACGGTAGACCCGCGGACTCTGACTCCGTTAGTCCTGGTTCGAATCCAGGTTCCCCAGCCAACTCTTCTCCCGGAAAATCAAAAACTGACCACGTCGCCATGGCGACCGAATATGTCGTTCGGGATCGGATCGACCGCGCGGAGCTCCGCACGCTTTCGGCGCTTCTAGCCTGGCTCTGGCAGCGATTCATCGTTTGGCTTTGCGCCGCGCAGCACACATCCTCGTGAACCATGGCACGGAAGCGCCCTGATAAGCGCGGGCGGGTCCCGACGTCGGTCTGGGCGCGAAGGTGTGGGCGCGCCGCGCCCTATTGCGCGCCGGCCAGGGCGAGATCGCGCGGGATGCGGTCAGCGGCCCAACTCTCGACCGCCATGGCGCGCACCTGCGCGATCAGGTCCGCAGGCACCGGCGCTCCGGCCCCGGCGGGGCGGATCAGGTCGTCGTGGAACAGATAGAGCCGCGAGACGAACTGCTCGAACACGAGCGACGCCTCGCCGTGGCGTTCGCCATTGCCGTGGGTGGAGACCGTCACCCCGCCGCCCCAGTCCTGACCGCTGTCGTTGTTGGGATTGTAGAAATAGATGCGCGTGCGCCCTTCGGTGTCCTCGGCCACCCTGAGGATTGCGATCGCATGCCATCCGACGAAGCGCGCGCTCGCATCGGTCACGGCAATGCCCGCCGGCTGGGGATGGATCACCGGCCGGCCGCCGTTGTAGGCGGGATGATAGCCCTGACAGAAGCGGGTGACGAAGCCGTCATAGTCCTGAAGCTGCCCGCTTGCCACGTCGACGGCGACGACGCAGTCGCGCGCCACCCACCAGCCGTGGAATTCCGGATTGATCCAGCGGTGCGGATCGCCGCCGCGCGGCGCGCAGATGCGTCCCATCTCGGCATAGACCCGGTCGAGATGCGGGACCAGCAGCACGGAGACCGGATCGGCGTCGATGGGCGCGCCGGCGGCAAGCCCCGCCGGCAGGTCGCCGGAGGCGATGGCCGTGCCCTCGAAATGCATCAGCAGCGAATCGAACTCGCCAACCTGGCAGATCAGATGCAGCAGGAAATCGGGATCGTTCAACGCCCACATGGCGATCGCCCGGGCGGACTGGCAGGTCGGATTGGCACCCTGCCCCACGCCGAGCGGCTGGCCGAGAACCTCCAGCGTGCCGGCCAGCACGCGGGCATGCGCCGGGACCGCATCGCCGAACGCAAGGTCGACACGCGCCGCGACGGCCGGCTGCAGCGTCATCGACAGCTGCCGCTCCAGCGCCGGCGCGATCGGGGCGCTGTGCAGCACCCCGCGCTCCAGCAGCATCGCCAGACCGAAAACCGCTTGCGGGGTCTGCGGATGCACGGCGGCCGCGATCAGCCTGTCGACCAGCGGCGTGAACTTGCGGAAGCTGTCGAGCCCCGTTCCGCCGAGCCCGAGCGTGTCGGCCAGAAGCGAGGCCTCGCGGTTCTCCGAAACCCAGCGCAGAAACGCGGCGTGATAGTCCGAGACGAGACCCGTGTCGTGCATGGCGCGGGCGAAGCCGGAGGCCTCGCGGCGCAAGGCGGTCTCGTCGAGCCGCTCCAGACGCGCCAGATAGGCGTCGATGCCCGGGTCGTCCAGACACTCGTTGGTGGGCCCGAAAAGCGCGCTGACCAGCCGGTCGGCGCCCAGCCGCTCGCGCCCGATGCCGCCATCCTCACGCGTCAGCGCAATGGCGATCTGGGTGATCATCTCCTTCACCGGCCCGACCTGGATCGGCCGCTGCTCCAGGATGCGCCAGATCTCGGCAACGAGAATGCCAAGCACATCCTGAAAGCCGATGTGATCGGCGATGAAGCGGAACACGTCGCCGCGCAGGGCCACACCGGCGCTGTCCCGCCGGTCGGCCTCGCTGGTCTGGTCGAAGAAATGGCGCAGGTTGAGGGCCAGAACCTGCGTCAGGAAATGGCGCGCGTGCTCGGCGTGGACATTGAGATGTGCGCCACCGCCGCAGGCGATCGCCAGCAGCCGCAGGAGGCTCGTCACCTCCAGCGCCACCGTCAGCCGGTCGGGACTCTGGAGCGTCTGCCCGACCAGTTGCGGCAGCAACCGCGACGGGTCGTCCCAGTCGGAGCCGCGAAAGAGGCCGGCGGCCTCCATCGTCAGCCCGCGGGCGAACAGCGCATCCAGACCGCCGGGAACGGCGGCGAGACGCGCCGCCACATCGAGCACGGGACGTTGATGACGGTGCTTGGCGAAGGGACGCGCGCCCGCCAGTCGTTCGATGGCCACATCGAGCGTCTCGGCCAACCGGTTCGCCTCGGACCTCGGTTCCATCATGGTCAATTCGTCCTTGTAGAAGCGGCCGCGCGCGACCCGCCTAGATGTAGAAATCCAGCTCCTCCTGGGCCTTCAGGAGATCGCGCAGTGTGTGCGGATTCTCTCCGAAGAAATAGGCCAGCCCCCAATGGGTGCCGAACGCCGTGCGCTTGGTCACCTTCTGCTCCGCCGGCGAGGCGAGCTCGTGGAACTCGAAATAGGGGTGGTTCTGGGTCTCTTCGGGGATTTCCAGCCGGCTGATGACGCGTCGGCGCGGATAGACGCCGAAACACCCCGCATAGCCCCTGGCGTCCTTGACCGCCTCGGGGAAGAAGGCGTCGATCTCCTCCTGGGTGGCCTTGGGATCGAACATCAGCGCGATGCCCTGGTAGCCATTAAACCCATAGGCCCGCTCGATCAGTTCCAGCGCATTGAAGCCCGGCGGACGATAGGCGACCTCGCCGAAGTAGAGCTTTCCGTCCTTGGTCAGGAAATACTCCGGATGGATGAAGCCGAAATCGATGTCGAAGGCCTCGATCAGCTTCTCGATCTCCTCGGTGATCCGGGCCCGCCAGGATTCAAGCTCCGGGGTCGCCGGCACGAAGACGGAATAGCCGAGCGTTACATACTCGGAGATGTTCAGGAACTGGATCTTGCGATCCTTGATCCAGGCCTCGACCGCGAACTCCCAGCCGTCGAGATGGCTTTCCAAAAGCGCGGGAAATTCCTCGTCGGGAATGTTGTCGACATCCTCCGGCGTGCGGATGACCCGGTGACCGGCGGTGCCGGACTTGTCGAAGGCCTTGAAGTGGATCGGGTCGTTCGGATCGCCTTCGAGCTTCAGGAGCGTCTGGTTGACGCGCTTGAGAAAGCGGATGACGTCGCCCCGATCATGCGCTTCCTCGAACACCCCGACCCGGATGCCGCCGAGCTGCGCGCGTCGCTTCATCAGCGACTTGTCGCGAAACAGCATCGACTGGCCAAGCAGACGCGGATTGTCCATGAGCACAGCGTTGATCGCCCCGGCCCACTCCACGGTTTCCTCGAACAGCGGAATGGCGACGTCGACGCCCTCGTCCTTCAACCGGTGGGCCAGTTCGTGCGAGCGCTCGTTCAGCCGGTCGAAGTCCCACGACATGTAGGGAATGTCGTTCTGCTGGCAGTACTCCTCCGCCCAGGGCGGCGCCACCACGATGTATTTCCGGTCGAACCGGTCGATCGAATCGATGGCGTTCAGGCTCCAGCCCAGAAGCGCGACGTAACCTTTGTCGGGATCAATGCTCATGCGTATCTCCTGCTCTGTAAAATTGGACAAGTCCTCCTGCATTCCCGCGCCGAATGCGCGACATGATCGCGAAACCGGCCTTCAAACGCTCTGGATCAAACGCGATGAACACCAGCCGCCTTGCGAGTGAACGTAAAGGAATCAATTTCAAATTCAAGCCGGAGCGATGATAAGAGAATTTTTCCGAGCGCCCGCGCAATAAACGGCATCGACTTCAAAAAATAAAATCTCGAATACAGAATTCAAACAACAAAATATTTTTCGTATTTTATCTTAAAGAAATCGTTCTCAATAAATTATATACTTTTCTTTCAAGAGCTGGCCTCGCCTTGACTTATCGCAACACTAACCCGCCAGCCGCGGCCTTGCCGACGCCGCCACGCCTTGCCTGACCGTCCGCGATCACGGACGATGGACAAATGTCCACGGCGCACCCCGCCGCGAGCGTCTTTTTCGTCCGTCCCCTTTTCGTGCATGCAAGGAGCCATTGATGGCAGATCCCTTCTTCCAGCCGGTCTCGGGCTTCGACCTTCCCCGCTTTGCCGGGGTGCCGACCTTCATGCGTCTGCCGCATGTGCCGCTCGACGATCCGCGCATCGCCGACGTGGACATCGGCCTGATCGGCGCGCCCTGGGACGGCGGCACGACCAACCGGCCCGGACCGCGCCACGGGCCGCGTCAGCTGCGCGATCTCTCGACCATGATCCGCGCCCAGAACGGCGCGACCGGCATCCGCCCCTTCGAGCGGGCGAATTGCGCCGATCTCGGCGATGTGGGGCCCAATCCGGCCGACGTCGTCGACAGCCTGACCCGCTTCACGGATTTCTATGCCCGCGTGAAAGAGGCCGGCATCCGCCCTCTGACGGCGGGCGGCGATCATCTGTGCTCGCTGCCGATCCTGCGCGCGCTCGGCGCCGATGCGCCGCTCGCCCTGGTGCATTTCGACAGCCACACCGATCTCTTCAAGAGCTATTTCGGCGGCACGCTCTATACCCATGGAACGCCGTTCCGACGTGCCGTGGAGGAAGGCCTCATCGACCCGAAACGCACCGTGCAGATCGGCATTCGCGGCACTGCCTACGACAGCGAGGACCGGGATTTCGCGCAAGCGGTCGGCATCCGGGTGATCGCCATCGAGGAGTTTTTCGCGCGCGGGATCGCGGACGTGATGGCGGAGGCACGCGAGATCGCGGGCAGCGGCCCCACCTATGTCTCCTACGACATCGACTTCGTGGACCCGGCCTTCGCGCCGGGCACCGGCACGCCGGAGGTGGGCGGGCCGACCTCCTTCCAGGCGCTTCAGGTCGTGCGCGAGCTGGACGGGCTCAGTATCGTCGGGGCGGATCTGGTGGAAGTGTCTCCGCCCTTCGACCCGAGCGGCGCGACCGCCTTCCTCGGCGTGTCGCTCTTGTTCGAACTGCTGTGCGTGATGACCGCGTCGTCCCGCTGACGGGCGCTACCGGCGAGCGGGCGCACCTGCCGGGGCAGAGGTCGCGGCCGTTTCGAGCGCGGACGGCGCCAGAAACAGCCGCGCCATCGTGGTGACATGGAAGCTCGCCCAGCAGAAGATGCCGAAAAACTTCGCACTGTCCTCGACATAGACCAGGACGGGATCGAGGCTGTGGAACACGACATCGACGCCCATGCTCGTCGCGAGTGCCCCGCAGGCGAGCAGCAGCAGCCATTTGTCGACGGTCCAGATGAGCCGCAGGCTCGCGCCCACATAGGCGATCGCGAAAAGCGCGTTGGCGGCGAGCACCAGGTTCTGCGCCACACCGAAATGCGGCAGCACGACCTCATGCAGAAGAAAGGCGTCGTCCAGGGCAAGCCAGCCCGACAGCAGCCCGGCGGCCCCCGCGAACAGAACGACCGGG
It encodes the following:
- a CDS encoding agmatinase, encoding MADPFFQPVSGFDLPRFAGVPTFMRLPHVPLDDPRIADVDIGLIGAPWDGGTTNRPGPRHGPRQLRDLSTMIRAQNGATGIRPFERANCADLGDVGPNPADVVDSLTRFTDFYARVKEAGIRPLTAGGDHLCSLPILRALGADAPLALVHFDSHTDLFKSYFGGTLYTHGTPFRRAVEEGLIDPKRTVQIGIRGTAYDSEDRDFAQAVGIRVIAIEEFFARGIADVMAEAREIAGSGPTYVSYDIDFVDPAFAPGTGTPEVGGPTSFQALQVVRELDGLSIVGADLVEVSPPFDPSGATAFLGVSLLFELLCVMTASSR
- a CDS encoding RlmE family RNA methyltransferase is translated as MTTSGRGRGDRGMFERVKTAKRRKTSSTRWLQRQLNDPYVRRSKIDGYRSRAAYKLIEIDDKHGLLKVGQRIVDLGAAPGGWCQVAAARTGSDDGDPRIVGIDYLEMEPLPGVTLLLKDFLDDDAPDALMAALGGNAPDVVMSDMAAPTTGHRQTDHLRTAHLFEVAAEFARETLAPGGAFLSKVFRGGAESEALAQLKREYTSVHHVKPPASRKESPELYVLAKGFRGR
- a CDS encoding carboxylate--amine ligase; translation: MSIDPDKGYVALLGWSLNAIDSIDRFDRKYIVVAPPWAEEYCQQNDIPYMSWDFDRLNERSHELAHRLKDEGVDVAIPLFEETVEWAGAINAVLMDNPRLLGQSMLFRDKSLMKRRAQLGGIRVGVFEEAHDRGDVIRFLKRVNQTLLKLEGDPNDPIHFKAFDKSGTAGHRVIRTPEDVDNIPDEEFPALLESHLDGWEFAVEAWIKDRKIQFLNISEYVTLGYSVFVPATPELESWRARITEEIEKLIEAFDIDFGFIHPEYFLTKDGKLYFGEVAYRPPGFNALELIERAYGFNGYQGIALMFDPKATQEEIDAFFPEAVKDARGYAGCFGVYPRRRVISRLEIPEETQNHPYFEFHELASPAEQKVTKRTAFGTHWGLAYFFGENPHTLRDLLKAQEELDFYI
- the guaB gene encoding IMP dehydrogenase — encoded protein: MPAFFEPHHGADALTFDDVLLLPGHSEVLPAETDLKTRVTRTLDLNLPILSSAMDTVTEGRLAIAMAQAGGIGVIHRNLSIEQQAEEVRRVKKFESGMVVNPVVIGPDATLQNALDLMQRFRISGVPVVENGGEGGQHVGRLVGILTNRDVRFASDPSQRVYELMTREGLVTVDESVSQDEAKRLLHHHRIEKLLVVDDRHQCIGLITVKDMEKAQLNPNASKDEQGRLRVAAATSVGPEGFERAERLVDAGVDLVVVDTAHGHSERVLEMVRRVKALSNSVQVLAGNVATGDGTRALIDAGADAVKVGIGPGSICTTRIVAGVGVPQLTAIMEACRVADDEGVPVIADGGIKYSGDLAKALAGGAAGAMIGSLFAGTDESPGEVYLHQGRSYKAYRGMGSVGAMARGSADRYFQAEVRDALKLVPEGIEGQVPYKGPLESVLHQLAGGLRAAMGYVGATTLADFQEKARFVKISGAGLRESHAHDVTITRESPNYPSSV
- a CDS encoding Ppx/GppA phosphatase family protein, coding for MRQRGAGGHGPRPDARAPSRGGVGGAPGATDGARAEGGRPLRTPARETPVREAGERAPAGRRGGMQGAPVARPRGPSFPLYAALDLGTNNCRLLVARPEPRGFRVIDAYSKIVRLGEGLGHGNRLGEAAMERAIAALVCCRDKMRDRGVARARLIATEACRTAENGPEFLARVHAETGLSLEIASRETEARLAVAGCASLVDPQAKGVVLFDIGGGSSEIVWLDLRNRCGARGVALTRFIRAWISLPVGVVNLAERHGGRHVCANAFEAMVQDARQHLEAFALGRELSEAICDGEVHMLGTSGTVTTLAGVHFGLKRYDRRRVDGAWMDTEDVSAMIGRLRAMSYEERVVNPCIGADRADLVLAGCAILEAIRRRWPCQRLRVADRGLREGILMELMSADNVWRRKDPPRHRGRGRNGK